A single window of Xylocopilactobacillus apicola DNA harbors:
- a CDS encoding TetR/AcrR family transcriptional regulator produces the protein MNKKNAEQSKIQLWNSLIELLETNSYAELTIKKIVQHSGFSRKTFYKHFKRKDDLFDYGCRRMFNLFIQDYTQSLPVRQDRDYYFKLLIDFHWKQKLIIRLLIKRKIYQRFIEILQNQVTDFNLDYQIISNSRDPLKNKFRVSFIVGGISGTLVTWLSGILVTEN, from the coding sequence ATGAATAAAAAAAATGCAGAACAATCAAAAATTCAGCTTTGGAATTCATTAATTGAACTGTTAGAAACAAATAGTTATGCGGAGCTTACAATTAAAAAAATTGTGCAACATTCCGGTTTTAGTCGAAAGACTTTTTACAAGCATTTCAAAAGAAAAGATGATCTCTTTGATTATGGTTGCCGCAGAATGTTTAATTTATTCATTCAAGATTATACTCAGTCTTTACCTGTTCGACAGGATAGGGATTATTATTTCAAATTGTTAATTGATTTTCATTGGAAACAAAAATTGATTATTCGGCTCTTGATTAAAAGAAAAATCTACCAACGATTTATTGAAATTTTGCAGAACCAAGTTACTGATTTCAACTTAGATTATCAAATCATTAGCAATTCTAGGGACCCGTTGAAAAACAAATTTCGGGTAAGTTTTATTGTTGGAGGAATAAGCGGTACTCTCGTAACATGGCTTAGCGGGATTTTGGTCACGGAGAATTGA
- a CDS encoding type II toxin-antitoxin system YoeB family toxin, with protein sequence MDQKNRLVYAVTSDRIQIIQLKYHY encoded by the coding sequence ATTGATCAAAAAAATCGTTTAGTCTACGCCGTGACCTCAGACCGAATTCAAATAATTCAATTGAAATACCATTACTAA
- a CDS encoding beta-glucoside-specific PTS transporter subunit IIABC, whose protein sequence is MSSNKEVTDQIMKYVGGVENVTNLYHCATRLRFNLVDKSKFDIKALENIPEVLSAVDSGDEAQIVIGGNVGAYYQEIMKNYQIQEHGDNNNDSKETNIFKRMLNAIVSIMSPIIVALIAGGMFKVLLAILVLFGLNKESVNYQILNFMADAAFYFLPFMLASSAAKRFRTNQYLAMMIAGVMLHPSFTAMVTAKNPIALFGMPIRLVSYGSSVIPIILVVWFMSYVDRFAEKYIPNVVKTMLKPLLIVLITAPVALIIIGPIGSLLGDGLFEIVNFLNKYAPWLIPLLMGAFNPLLVMVGMHISLLPIATTQFAKYGYENISGPGSLASNLAQAGAALAISFKEKNLKAREVAISATITAFSGITEPALYGITLKYKRVLGCVMAAGGIAGLYAGITKVVRYAFGAPGVFTLPIFIGKNPNNFLNACITAVIAVVLSFVFTYFFAVIEEPEHNQELKPVVEGTIIPLSEVNDQVFASESLGSGIAIEPSSSIITAPVAAKITMIYPTGHAIGLTDDKGQEFLIHVGIDTTKLKGKGFKTLVKENQRVEVGEPLIEVDFDLIREEGYDPTVILIAINTKHDQIVLNDQNKVSLITE, encoded by the coding sequence TTGAGTTCAAACAAAGAAGTTACCGATCAAATCATGAAATATGTCGGCGGGGTCGAAAATGTTACCAATCTTTATCATTGTGCAACCCGGCTGCGCTTTAATTTGGTCGACAAAAGTAAATTTGATATTAAGGCGCTAGAAAACATACCCGAGGTATTGAGCGCTGTAGATTCAGGCGATGAAGCTCAGATTGTGATTGGCGGCAATGTTGGCGCTTATTACCAAGAAATCATGAAGAATTACCAGATTCAAGAGCATGGCGATAATAACAACGATTCAAAGGAAACAAATATTTTTAAACGAATGCTAAACGCAATCGTCAGTATTATGTCACCAATTATCGTCGCATTAATTGCAGGCGGGATGTTTAAAGTCCTTTTGGCAATTTTGGTTCTTTTTGGCTTAAACAAGGAGAGCGTTAATTATCAGATTTTGAATTTTATGGCCGATGCTGCATTTTATTTTCTGCCATTTATGCTTGCTAGTAGTGCAGCCAAAAGATTCCGGACCAATCAGTACTTGGCAATGATGATTGCTGGGGTGATGCTCCATCCGAGTTTTACAGCAATGGTCACGGCAAAAAATCCAATTGCCCTCTTTGGCATGCCAATTCGGCTTGTGTCATATGGCAGCAGCGTAATTCCGATTATTTTGGTAGTTTGGTTTATGAGTTATGTCGACCGTTTTGCTGAAAAGTATATTCCAAACGTCGTGAAAACGATGCTTAAACCGCTTTTGATCGTTTTAATTACAGCACCGGTTGCACTCATTATTATTGGACCGATCGGAAGCTTGTTGGGCGACGGCTTGTTTGAGATCGTCAACTTCCTTAATAAGTACGCACCGTGGCTGATTCCATTGTTAATGGGAGCATTTAATCCACTGTTAGTAATGGTTGGAATGCATATTTCGCTGCTCCCTATTGCGACGACACAGTTTGCTAAATATGGATATGAAAATATTTCTGGCCCGGGATCACTTGCCAGCAATTTAGCCCAAGCTGGAGCAGCATTGGCAATTTCTTTTAAAGAAAAAAATCTTAAAGCACGGGAAGTGGCAATTTCAGCTACGATAACTGCATTTTCCGGGATCACTGAACCTGCACTTTACGGGATAACTTTAAAGTATAAGCGAGTTTTAGGATGTGTAATGGCAGCTGGTGGGATTGCGGGCTTATATGCTGGAATCACTAAAGTTGTTCGTTATGCTTTTGGCGCTCCGGGCGTCTTTACGTTACCGATCTTTATTGGAAAGAATCCTAATAATTTCCTTAATGCTTGCATTACGGCAGTTATTGCGGTTGTGCTCTCATTTGTTTTTACTTACTTCTTTGCAGTTATAGAAGAACCTGAACATAATCAAGAGTTAAAACCAGTTGTAGAAGGTACGATTATTCCATTGTCTGAAGTTAATGATCAAGTTTTTGCCAGTGAGAGCCTCGGCAGTGGGATTGCAATTGAACCAAGCAGCAGTATAATTACGGCGCCGGTTGCAGCTAAAATCACGATGATTTATCCGACCGGTCATGCGATTGGTCTGACTGATGACAAAGGCCAGGAATTCTTGATTCATGTCGGGATTGATACAACTAAACTCAAAGGTAAGGGTTTTAAAACTTTGGTGAAAGAAAATCAACGAGTTGAAGTCGGTGAACCGCTCATTGAAGTTGATTTTGATTTAATCCGAGAAGAAGGATATGACCCGACGGTCATTCTAATTGCCATCAATACCAAGCATGATCAAATTGTGTTAAATGATCAAAATAAAGTTAGTTTAATCACTGAATAA
- a CDS encoding DUF4767 domain-containing protein: protein MRKFKGALTSLMLLGALTTAVGCSSKSSAESKSSSQSSSSTKKSVKKTSSKKKKAAAKKSSEVPKEASASSEPSQVNPSEAQTTQAQSAAVTQVATSQPASQPVRATPVEKAQPQKSSALWSDEKNQRLSAFMKKWQAEMGQTYVATYDGQEVNHYGFIFPADINNQNLRERVTLNGQPINLTWSNNGNNGSEYQVVAAAIRQPVSMHMITYLFTLHNGKPAVYYTPTTNGGILRLFDTENAVLQNGFANIINS, encoded by the coding sequence ATGAGAAAATTTAAAGGAGCATTAACGAGTTTAATGCTATTAGGAGCGCTGACTACGGCAGTTGGATGTTCATCTAAATCGAGTGCCGAAAGTAAGAGTTCTAGTCAGTCTTCAAGTTCAACTAAGAAGTCTGTCAAAAAGACTTCTTCAAAGAAGAAAAAGGCTGCAGCCAAAAAATCGAGCGAAGTACCCAAGGAAGCGTCTGCAAGTAGCGAGCCAAGTCAAGTTAATCCTAGTGAAGCTCAAACTACTCAGGCTCAAAGTGCTGCGGTCACACAAGTTGCAACTTCGCAGCCAGCAAGTCAACCAGTCCGTGCCACGCCCGTAGAAAAAGCTCAACCTCAAAAATCCAGTGCGCTATGGAGCGACGAGAAAAATCAGCGCCTATCTGCGTTTATGAAGAAATGGCAAGCTGAAATGGGTCAAACTTATGTGGCGACTTACGACGGACAGGAAGTTAATCACTATGGATTCATCTTTCCAGCCGATATTAACAATCAAAACCTGCGGGAAAGAGTAACGTTGAATGGTCAACCGATTAATTTGACTTGGTCGAATAACGGAAACAATGGATCTGAGTATCAAGTGGTTGCAGCAGCGATTAGACAGCCAGTGAGTATGCACATGATTACTTACTTGTTTACGCTTCATAATGGCAAGCCAGCGGTGTATTATACTCCAACAACAAATGGAGGAATCTTGCGTCTTTTTGACACAGAAAATGCAGTACTCCAAAATGGTTTCGCAAATATTATCAACAGTTAA
- a CDS encoding D-2-hydroxyacid dehydrogenase, which translates to MKFILFSVRDDEVPAIKAWEKRHPGSQVDINEGELNMETIDQIKGYDGVVIQQRGVIESGVYPKLKEMGFKQLTTRTAGFDNFDLKAAKENGLKVTNVPAYSPRSVAELALTHTMRLIRQLQQFDARMAEQDFRWAGLPSTEIHSLTVGIIGAGRIGATSAQMFNALGAKVIAYDVKPNHKLDDILTFKSKEEVLRESDVICLHVDLNETSKNLIDAEALSMMKPTAYIVNECRGPVIDTDALISALENKQIAGAALDTLTGEENFFNFDLRGKELPSEQLKKLRSMVNVILTPHIGFYTNIAVQNMVDISLDDALSIIEGKGSEHIVN; encoded by the coding sequence ATGAAGTTTATTTTGTTTAGTGTTCGTGATGATGAAGTACCAGCGATTAAGGCTTGGGAAAAACGTCATCCGGGTTCCCAAGTTGATATTAACGAAGGGGAACTTAACATGGAGACAATCGATCAGATCAAAGGATACGATGGAGTTGTCATCCAGCAGCGTGGTGTAATTGAAAGTGGCGTTTATCCCAAGCTCAAGGAGATGGGATTTAAACAGTTGACCACTCGAACAGCGGGCTTTGATAATTTTGATTTGAAGGCTGCGAAAGAGAATGGTTTGAAAGTCACTAACGTGCCAGCTTACTCGCCTCGTTCAGTAGCAGAACTCGCTTTGACCCACACAATGCGCTTAATTCGGCAATTGCAGCAATTTGACGCCCGGATGGCTGAACAAGATTTTCGCTGGGCGGGCTTGCCGTCAACGGAAATTCATTCATTGACTGTTGGTATTATTGGTGCAGGACGGATTGGCGCGACTAGTGCTCAAATGTTTAATGCTTTGGGTGCAAAAGTAATTGCTTACGATGTTAAACCTAACCATAAGTTGGATGATATTTTGACTTTTAAATCCAAAGAGGAAGTTTTGCGGGAATCTGACGTGATTTGCTTGCACGTTGATTTGAATGAAACTTCGAAGAATTTGATTGATGCTGAAGCGTTAAGCATGATGAAACCAACGGCTTATATTGTCAACGAATGCCGCGGACCGGTTATTGATACAGATGCACTTATTAGCGCTTTAGAAAATAAACAAATTGCTGGAGCAGCTCTTGATACGCTGACCGGTGAAGAAAACTTCTTCAATTTTGACTTGCGAGGCAAAGAATTGCCAAGCGAGCAGCTTAAGAAATTGCGCAGCATGGTCAATGTTATTTTGACGCCGCACATTGGTTTTTATACTAATATTGCGGTTCAAAATATGGTGGACATCTCGCTCGATGATGCTTTGAGCATCATCGAAGGCAAAGGGAGCGAACATATCGTTAATTGA
- a CDS encoding plasmid pRiA4b ORF-3 family protein, with amino-acid sequence MVKHHLYQMRAELLGFEPKIWRTFTINGEKTLAQLGYTLIAMFKMKSSHLFEFMQEIEDAKAGKTKLRYTLQEDEYPDLMDDICLDVFTWKLHNCLDEKRDHLLFRYDLGCDWEILVTVEEASYEEMSIRGLPRLKDGAGYGIIEDIGGVGGLAEYYQVYQNGPAEERESYRRWLGELPDLNYFYFAECDIFLSDQIRVSKQAYEEGFL; translated from the coding sequence TTGGTCAAACATCACCTTTATCAAATGCGCGCTGAACTGTTGGGATTTGAGCCAAAAATCTGGCGCACTTTTACCATTAACGGTGAAAAAACGCTCGCTCAACTCGGATATACTTTAATTGCAATGTTTAAAATGAAGAGCTCCCACTTGTTTGAATTTATGCAGGAAATCGAAGATGCCAAGGCGGGTAAAACGAAATTAAGATATACTTTACAAGAAGATGAGTATCCTGATTTGATGGACGATATCTGCTTGGATGTGTTCACCTGGAAACTCCATAATTGTCTTGATGAAAAGCGCGACCACCTCTTATTTCGCTATGATTTGGGTTGCGATTGGGAAATATTAGTAACTGTTGAAGAAGCATCCTACGAAGAAATGTCAATCAGAGGATTGCCACGGTTGAAGGATGGTGCGGGCTATGGCATCATTGAAGATATTGGCGGAGTTGGTGGATTGGCTGAATATTATCAGGTGTATCAAAATGGGCCCGCTGAAGAACGTGAGTCTTATCGGCGGTGGTTGGGAGAACTACCTGATTTGAATTATTTCTATTTTGCGGAGTGTGATATTTTTTTGTCCGACCAAATCCGGGTTAGCAAACAGGCCTATGAAGAGGGCTTTCTTTAA
- the asnS gene encoding asparagine--tRNA ligase, which produces MEQVVIKDLYEKKEHGEETVTVTGWLKTIRSTKRLSFIEMNDGSCLQNVQVIAEADLENYEEISKLTISTTIQVTGTVVDTPKAQQPFEIHASAVKVVGQSDEDYPLQKKQHSYEYLRTIAHLRPRTKTFYAVFKIRSLVAFAVHQYLQEHGFVYVNTPIITSSDAEGAGEMFQVTTLDLDNVPKDDQGKVDESKDFFKKETNLTVSGQLTGEAFALALRNIYTFGPTFRAEDSHTTRHAAEFWMIEPEMAFADLHDVIEVIEGLLQSVIKYVLKNAPDEIQFLNDHVDSELINRLEATANNKFEKITYTQAVDYLLESKESFKYPVKWGIDFQTEHERYLCEKVFQKPVFVTDYPKEIKAFYMRNNDDGKTVAAVDLLVPGIGELLGGSQREERVAQLEQKIADFNLDPESYKWYLELRKYGETEHSGFGIGFERLLMFVTGMENIRDVIPFPRTPGNAEF; this is translated from the coding sequence ATGGAACAAGTAGTGATTAAAGATTTATATGAAAAGAAAGAACATGGTGAGGAGACTGTCACTGTAACGGGCTGGCTCAAGACGATCAGAAGTACGAAACGGTTAAGTTTTATTGAAATGAACGACGGATCGTGTTTACAAAATGTGCAGGTGATTGCTGAAGCTGATCTTGAAAATTACGAAGAAATCTCCAAGTTAACGATCAGCACAACAATTCAAGTTACAGGAACTGTCGTTGATACGCCAAAAGCTCAGCAGCCGTTTGAAATTCATGCCAGCGCCGTTAAAGTTGTTGGTCAATCTGACGAAGACTATCCGTTGCAGAAAAAACAGCATTCTTATGAATATTTGAGAACGATTGCTCATTTGCGACCAAGAACTAAGACTTTTTACGCAGTTTTCAAAATCCGTTCTTTAGTTGCTTTTGCAGTTCATCAATACTTGCAAGAACATGGATTTGTTTACGTTAACACGCCAATTATCACGAGTAGCGACGCCGAAGGTGCGGGCGAAATGTTCCAAGTGACCACATTAGATCTCGATAACGTACCTAAAGATGATCAGGGAAAAGTCGACGAGAGCAAGGACTTCTTCAAGAAAGAAACCAATCTGACGGTTAGTGGTCAATTAACGGGCGAAGCATTTGCGCTCGCATTACGCAATATTTATACTTTTGGTCCAACTTTTCGGGCGGAAGATTCGCATACGACTCGCCACGCTGCTGAGTTTTGGATGATCGAGCCGGAGATGGCTTTTGCGGATCTACATGATGTAATTGAAGTGATTGAAGGATTGTTACAGTCGGTCATTAAATATGTTTTGAAAAATGCACCAGATGAAATTCAATTTCTAAATGATCACGTGGATTCAGAACTAATCAACCGCCTTGAGGCGACAGCGAATAATAAATTCGAAAAAATTACTTATACGCAAGCGGTCGATTATTTGTTGGAATCAAAAGAATCGTTTAAGTATCCAGTGAAGTGGGGCATTGATTTTCAAACAGAACATGAACGCTATTTATGTGAAAAAGTGTTCCAGAAGCCAGTTTTTGTGACGGATTATCCAAAAGAAATCAAAGCATTTTATATGCGCAATAACGATGACGGCAAGACGGTTGCAGCAGTTGATCTCTTGGTTCCCGGCATTGGTGAGTTATTGGGCGGAAGCCAGCGTGAAGAGCGAGTAGCCCAATTAGAACAAAAAATTGCCGATTTTAATTTAGATCCTGAATCTTACAAGTGGTATCTGGAATTAAGAAAATATGGCGAAACGGAGCATTCTGGGTTCGGAATTGGGTTTGAGCGGTTGTTGATGTTTGTCACCGGGATGGAAAATATCCGGGACGTGATTCCTTTCCCTCGGACGCCAGGTAATGCCGAATTCTAA
- a CDS encoding plasmid pRiA4b ORF-3 family protein, with protein MANHYVYRFNSKLVGCKPKIWRNFRVDGDKPLDQLAYVIMALYEMDEGHLFNFEDRTDGELISYEMSPGTRVDLCSDATRYSVFDRKIRSVINEDNPQLMFVYDFGCNWEVLIELQHCEIVDDLTQEMPQVEEGEGYGIIEDLQGVEGLMRFKQMLESADSNDYQYYCDWFEGQLPDLSNFDLAKCNSNLHDKITKLENHYRIGDY; from the coding sequence ATGGCCAATCATTATGTTTACCGGTTTAATTCTAAGCTGGTGGGTTGTAAACCTAAAATATGGCGAAATTTTAGAGTTGATGGCGACAAGCCATTAGATCAATTAGCATATGTAATTATGGCATTGTATGAAATGGATGAAGGCCATTTGTTCAATTTTGAAGATCGGACTGATGGTGAATTAATTAGTTATGAGATGTCTCCAGGAACGCGCGTTGATTTGTGCTCAGATGCTACGAGGTACAGTGTATTTGATCGAAAGATTCGCTCAGTCATTAATGAAGATAACCCTCAATTGATGTTTGTTTATGATTTTGGTTGCAATTGGGAAGTTTTAATAGAATTGCAACATTGTGAAATAGTTGATGATTTAACTCAAGAAATGCCACAAGTTGAAGAAGGTGAGGGATATGGAATCATCGAAGATTTGCAGGGAGTTGAGGGTTTAATGAGGTTCAAACAAATGTTAGAGAGTGCAGACAGTAATGATTATCAGTATTACTGTGATTGGTTTGAAGGACAATTGCCTGATCTTTCGAATTTTGATTTGGCAAAGTGCAACTCTAATTTGCATGATAAGATAACGAAGTTAGAAAATCATTATCGGATCGGAGATTACTAA
- a CDS encoding MurR/RpiR family transcriptional regulator — translation MDEKTEFTRTEWKIYQYILTHQKQVISYSLRQLALKLKVAPASVVRTMKKMGFEHYDDLCLQIRKENQLDDVVDDVTYQAKYYFNQPMISKYDQQIKDFKEIAAHSTDYLFFGIGSSSDLASYGARQFANNGQNAFVIHDPFYPIQRSNGSCKGKTLIVLSVSGETPQVIEPMTSFQSKGAKVVSITNSSNNTIANLSDLNFCYLLESKIVNSTLNLTTQIPVVYLLERLSRSINT, via the coding sequence ATGGATGAAAAAACAGAGTTCACAAGAACTGAATGGAAAATTTATCAATATATCCTCACTCATCAAAAACAAGTCATTTCGTATAGTCTGCGCCAGTTAGCGCTCAAGCTGAAGGTTGCACCTGCATCTGTCGTAAGAACAATGAAGAAAATGGGATTTGAACATTATGATGACCTGTGTCTTCAGATCAGAAAAGAGAATCAATTAGACGATGTCGTGGATGATGTTACTTACCAAGCTAAGTATTATTTCAACCAACCAATGATTTCTAAATACGATCAACAGATCAAAGATTTTAAAGAAATAGCTGCCCATAGTACTGATTACCTTTTCTTTGGAATTGGCAGTTCTTCTGACTTAGCATCTTACGGGGCTCGCCAATTTGCTAATAACGGACAAAACGCTTTTGTAATTCATGACCCTTTTTACCCCATTCAAAGAAGTAATGGATCTTGTAAGGGTAAAACACTAATTGTTTTATCCGTTAGCGGTGAGACTCCTCAAGTTATTGAGCCGATGACAAGCTTCCAATCCAAAGGAGCAAAAGTTGTCAGCATCACCAACAGTTCCAATAACACCATCGCTAATTTATCTGATTTGAATTTCTGTTATCTATTGGAATCAAAAATAGTTAATAGTACTTTGAACTTAACAACTCAAATCCCGGTGGTGTATCTTTTAGAAAGACTATCACGATCAATTAACACTTAA
- the celB gene encoding PTS cellobiose transporter subunit IIC yields MSEKSNNFLNQKLIPFFSKIAASRHLVALRDGMTAAVPMIIIGSVFMIIAQFPIQGYQDFMANTFGKNWATIVQYPTNASFHIMGLIAVAGISYNLAKSYKVDAFSAMIVGIAAFILTIPLKTDKAGALWVPLNQLDSAGLFIAMIVGLFITDLYVWLIHKNLTIKMPDTVPPAVSNSFAALFPGAIALLLVWVIRLGVEATPMKSIPNVITFFLAGPLGHVSNTLAGAFVIELVVCILWLFGIHGANAISGVVDPILYATMAQNAAAHAAGKSLPNIVTKPFFDNFVRIGGCGATLGLAILIVFASKSKEFKTLGELIIGPAVFNINEPIVFGLPIVLNYKMAIPFILTPLANITLAYSTMKFGLVAKTSGVYVPWTTPPIISGFLSTNHISGAVLQIIEIIMDIAIYYAFFKSSDKEKYQREQAASAVA; encoded by the coding sequence ATGTCTGAAAAATCAAATAATTTTTTAAATCAAAAGTTAATTCCATTCTTTAGTAAAATTGCTGCTTCTAGACATCTAGTAGCATTACGCGATGGAATGACCGCTGCAGTTCCGATGATTATTATCGGTTCTGTTTTCATGATCATTGCTCAATTTCCGATTCAAGGTTACCAAGATTTCATGGCAAATACTTTCGGTAAAAATTGGGCAACAATCGTTCAATACCCAACAAATGCATCTTTTCATATTATGGGTTTAATTGCAGTTGCTGGAATTTCTTATAACTTGGCTAAAAGTTATAAGGTCGACGCATTCTCTGCAATGATCGTGGGAATTGCTGCATTTATTTTAACAATTCCTTTAAAGACTGATAAAGCTGGTGCCCTTTGGGTTCCTTTAAACCAATTAGATTCTGCTGGTTTGTTTATCGCAATGATTGTTGGATTATTCATTACAGATCTATACGTATGGCTGATCCACAAGAATCTAACAATCAAAATGCCCGACACCGTTCCACCTGCTGTCAGTAACTCATTTGCAGCTCTTTTCCCCGGAGCAATCGCCTTACTTTTAGTCTGGGTTATTAGATTAGGTGTTGAAGCAACTCCAATGAAGAGTATTCCAAACGTTATCACCTTCTTCCTTGCAGGTCCATTAGGTCATGTAAGTAATACCTTAGCTGGTGCGTTTGTTATTGAATTGGTTGTTTGTATTTTATGGCTCTTCGGGATCCATGGAGCAAATGCGATCTCTGGCGTTGTTGATCCAATTTTATACGCAACAATGGCTCAAAATGCCGCAGCTCATGCTGCTGGTAAATCTTTGCCAAACATCGTTACTAAGCCATTCTTTGACAATTTCGTCAGAATTGGTGGCTGTGGTGCTACTTTAGGACTCGCAATTTTGATTGTTTTTGCTTCTAAGAGTAAAGAGTTCAAGACTTTGGGAGAATTAATTATTGGACCTGCAGTGTTTAACATTAATGAGCCAATCGTCTTTGGTTTACCAATTGTCTTGAATTACAAGATGGCAATTCCATTTATTTTGACCCCGCTAGCAAACATCACTTTAGCTTATTCAACGATGAAGTTTGGCCTCGTTGCTAAAACATCTGGCGTCTATGTTCCTTGGACAACTCCACCGATTATTTCAGGCTTTTTGTCTACTAACCATATCTCAGGAGCAGTTCTTCAAATCATCGAAATAATTATGGATATTGCGATTTACTATGCTTTCTTCAAGAGTTCTGATAAGGAAAAATATCAACGAGAACAAGCGGCTTCTGCTGTTGCCTAG
- a CDS encoding 6-phospho-beta-glucosidase: MNQKKGLRSDFLWGGAVAAHQLEGAWQEGGKGISVADVMTAGANGVERQITDGVKPGLNYPNHEAIDFYHHYPEDIKLFAEMGFKCFRTSIAWTRIFPKGDEATPNEEGLQFYDDLFDECLKYNIEPVITLSHFEMPYYLVENYGGWRNRKLIDFFVNFAEVVFKRYKNKVKYWMTFNEINNQTDYKNSFAIFTNSGLVPKPGENIEKTMYQAAHYELVASAKAVKIGHEINPDFQIGSMIAMVPLYPASPKPADIMKAERAMQSRYWFQDVHSTGKYPAWLTKYQEDQDWEMDITKEDMSDLAQGTVDYIGFSYYMSRCVQAQDNEPLNYHYREEEDSVPNKYVKASEWGWQIDPEGLRYSMNWFKDRYDIPQFIVENGFGAVDKKEADGSVHDQYRIDYLKSHIEQMKLAVEEDGVDLIGYTPWGCIDLVSAGTGQMSKRYGFIYVDKDDEGHGTMERSKKDSFDWFKKVISSNGENL; encoded by the coding sequence ATGAACCAAAAAAAAGGTTTACGAAGTGACTTTTTATGGGGAGGCGCAGTTGCTGCTCACCAGTTAGAAGGCGCTTGGCAAGAAGGGGGCAAAGGAATCAGTGTTGCTGATGTGATGACTGCCGGAGCAAACGGTGTTGAACGTCAAATCACTGACGGTGTCAAACCGGGCTTAAACTACCCCAACCACGAAGCGATTGATTTTTATCATCACTACCCTGAAGACATTAAGCTTTTCGCGGAGATGGGATTTAAGTGCTTTAGAACTTCAATTGCCTGGACTAGAATTTTTCCAAAAGGCGACGAAGCAACACCCAATGAAGAAGGTCTCCAGTTTTACGATGATCTTTTTGATGAATGTCTCAAATATAACATTGAGCCTGTAATCACTTTATCGCACTTTGAAATGCCATATTATTTAGTTGAAAATTATGGTGGCTGGCGTAACCGTAAGTTAATTGATTTCTTTGTAAATTTTGCAGAAGTCGTTTTCAAACGTTACAAAAATAAAGTTAAATATTGGATGACTTTTAACGAGATCAACAACCAAACCGATTACAAAAATAGTTTTGCAATTTTCACTAATTCGGGTCTTGTACCAAAGCCTGGTGAAAATATTGAGAAAACAATGTACCAAGCTGCTCATTATGAGTTAGTTGCGAGTGCAAAAGCCGTAAAAATCGGTCACGAAATCAATCCTGATTTCCAAATTGGCTCAATGATTGCAATGGTTCCGCTCTATCCAGCTTCACCAAAACCAGCTGACATCATGAAAGCTGAACGCGCAATGCAGAGCCGTTATTGGTTCCAAGATGTTCATTCGACTGGTAAATATCCAGCTTGGCTGACTAAATATCAAGAAGATCAAGATTGGGAAATGGACATCACTAAAGAGGACATGTCAGATTTAGCTCAAGGAACTGTCGACTACATTGGATTCAGTTATTACATGTCTCGCTGTGTTCAAGCTCAAGACAACGAACCGTTAAACTATCATTACCGTGAAGAGGAAGATAGCGTCCCTAACAAATATGTCAAAGCTTCGGAATGGGGCTGGCAAATTGACCCTGAGGGCTTACGTTATTCGATGAATTGGTTCAAAGATCGCTATGATATTCCTCAGTTCATCGTTGAAAATGGCTTCGGTGCTGTTGACAAAAAAGAAGCTGACGGCAGTGTCCATGATCAATATCGCATTGATTATCTGAAATCACACATTGAACAGATGAAACTTGCAGTTGAAGAAGATGGTGTTGATCTGATCGGCTACACTCCATGGGGCTGCATCGATTTAGTTTCAGCGGGAACTGGCCAAATGTCTAAGCGTTACGGATTCATCTACGTCGACAAAGACGATGAAGGTCACGGAACAATGGAACGCTCAAAGAAAGATTCGTTCGACTGGTTCAAAAAAGTGATCAGCTCAAACGGCGAAAATTTATAG